Proteins from a genomic interval of Lysobacter stagni:
- a CDS encoding peptidoglycan DD-metalloendopeptidase family protein translates to MEGADRMRERMTGTTRIAIGVAFAVVLLGGCASTKVYREPGASSAPSRPKYGVTTTVRRGDTLFSIASRNSIRAQDLAAWNGIPSPYTIYPGQNLRLYPGSGSVSSSRPSSTTSTRPSTGTTATPPATTKPTTPKPATPVAPPASDFKWRWPADGQLIGRYVAGEPTKQGIDIAGNSGAPVRAAADGVVVYSGSGLVGYGELIIIKHNDQWLSAYGHNRNRLVNEGQLVRAGQQIAEMGRSGAPREMLHFEVRYNGKPVDPLLYLPKQ, encoded by the coding sequence ATGGAAGGCGCAGATCGGATGAGAGAACGCATGACCGGTACAACGCGCATCGCCATCGGCGTGGCCTTCGCCGTCGTCCTGCTGGGCGGCTGCGCCAGCACGAAGGTGTATCGCGAGCCGGGCGCATCCTCGGCGCCGTCTCGACCGAAGTACGGCGTGACCACCACGGTCAGGCGCGGCGACACGCTGTTCTCGATCGCCTCGCGCAACAGCATCCGTGCGCAGGATCTGGCGGCGTGGAACGGCATTCCCTCGCCCTACACCATCTATCCGGGGCAGAACCTGAGGCTGTATCCGGGCAGTGGTTCCGTCTCGAGCTCGCGCCCCTCGTCGACGACGAGCACGCGGCCTTCGACCGGCACCACCGCAACCCCGCCGGCTACGACCAAGCCGACCACACCAAAACCGGCCACGCCCGTCGCACCTCCGGCCAGCGACTTCAAGTGGCGCTGGCCCGCCGACGGCCAGCTCATCGGGCGTTACGTCGCGGGCGAACCGACCAAGCAGGGCATCGACATCGCCGGCAACAGTGGCGCGCCGGTGCGCGCCGCCGCCGATGGCGTGGTGGTGTATTCCGGCTCGGGCCTGGTCGGTTACGGCGAGCTGATCATCATCAAGCACAACGACCAGTGGCTGTCCGCGTACGGACACAACCGCAACCGCCTGGTCAACGAAGGCCAGCTCGTACGCGCGGGCCAGCAGATTGCCGAGATGGGTCGCAGTGGCGCGCCGCGCGAAATGCTGCATTTCGAGGTGCGTTACAACGGCAAACCGGTCGATCCGCTGCTGTACCTGCCCAAGCAATGA
- a CDS encoding endonuclease/exonuclease/phosphatase family protein, which translates to MTVSCAPRARRWARAAFAALLAALAACQSVPHEDPRGDDAPLSVVTLNLWHDRNDWPHRQRIIADELQARSPDVILLQEVLQDAALPNQAGTLAQRLGYHWYFVSVDAPGKVRRYGNAILTREPMTQRGSRALQPVDDYRIAGHVRTTVRGRAVDAYVVHLNFTDRSGATRARQIQDLMDFVAITRGDGATVIGGDFNTTAETAELAPLRAGFVDAYAAAHEGSDVERPAHATLNATFNPPARIDRIYARRDAFCRPQAQRILDRPDADGAWASDHFGVWVRLPWVSGGRCDHGGTDTHRDVPRW; encoded by the coding sequence ATGACGGTGTCGTGCGCGCCGCGCGCACGCAGATGGGCGAGGGCTGCGTTCGCAGCCCTGCTGGCAGCGCTGGCCGCGTGCCAGTCGGTACCGCATGAAGATCCGCGCGGTGACGACGCGCCGCTGAGCGTGGTGACGCTCAACCTCTGGCACGACCGCAACGACTGGCCGCATCGCCAGCGCATCATCGCTGACGAACTGCAGGCACGGTCGCCCGATGTGATCCTCCTCCAGGAGGTGCTGCAGGATGCCGCGCTGCCGAACCAGGCGGGGACGCTCGCGCAGCGGCTGGGCTACCACTGGTACTTCGTATCGGTGGATGCGCCAGGGAAGGTCCGGCGCTATGGCAATGCCATTCTCACGCGCGAGCCGATGACGCAGCGCGGTTCGCGCGCGTTGCAGCCCGTCGATGACTACCGCATCGCCGGCCACGTGCGGACGACCGTGCGCGGCCGTGCCGTGGATGCGTACGTGGTGCATCTCAACTTCACCGACCGTAGTGGCGCCACGCGCGCACGGCAGATACAGGACCTGATGGACTTCGTCGCGATCACCCGTGGCGATGGCGCGACCGTGATCGGCGGCGACTTCAACACCACGGCGGAAACGGCGGAGTTGGCGCCGTTGCGCGCCGGATTCGTCGATGCCTATGCCGCCGCGCACGAGGGCAGCGACGTCGAGCGCCCGGCGCATGCCACGCTCAACGCGACGTTCAACCCGCCGGCGCGCATCGACCGCATCTATGCACGGCGCGACGCGTTCTGCCGGCCGCAGGCGCAACGGATCCTGGATCGCCCCGATGCGGACGGTGCGTGGGCATCGGATCACTTCGGCGTGTGGGTGCGCCTGCCGTGGGTATCCGGCGGGCGCTGCGATCACGGCGGGACGGACACGCACCGCGACGTTCCGCGGTGGTAA
- a CDS encoding D-Ala-D-Ala carboxypeptidase family metallohydrolase, whose translation MRVALAAALLGALTACSAPPSTQAERYAHWLAGDARGDVDAYARFLRLQGVEGVVSMPQLLTTARRWHRCDAPEFAVPPRSHWQAIVPTLQLIRELRNNGLLGDARIASAWRNETLNRCEGGSSRSRHVANNALDFDLGPASGELARLCRVWRTIGQARRFGLGYYDGRRIHIDTFGFRTWGPDYHRGTSRCVSVPP comes from the coding sequence GTGCGCGTCGCGCTCGCCGCGGCCCTGCTCGGCGCGCTCACCGCCTGCTCTGCCCCGCCGTCGACGCAGGCAGAGCGCTACGCCCACTGGCTCGCCGGCGATGCGCGCGGCGACGTCGATGCCTACGCGCGCTTTCTGCGTCTGCAGGGTGTCGAAGGCGTCGTGTCCATGCCGCAATTGCTGACCACGGCGCGCCGCTGGCACCGCTGCGATGCCCCGGAATTCGCCGTCCCGCCGCGAAGCCACTGGCAGGCGATCGTCCCGACCCTGCAGCTCATTCGCGAATTGCGGAACAACGGCCTGCTGGGCGATGCGCGAATCGCCTCCGCATGGCGGAACGAAACGCTCAACCGCTGCGAAGGCGGCAGCTCGCGCAGCCGGCATGTCGCCAATAACGCGCTGGACTTCGACCTCGGACCGGCGTCGGGCGAGCTGGCGCGCCTGTGTCGCGTCTGGCGAACGATCGGCCAGGCGCGCCGATTCGGCCTCGGCTATTACGACGGGCGGCGCATACACATCGATACGTTCGGATTCCGAACCTGGGGACCCGATTACCACCGCGGAACGTCGCGGTGCGTGTCCGTCCCGCCGTGA
- a CDS encoding Mth938-like domain-containing protein translates to MQLNLEHPDQEFYLRAADGVSARVNERQLTTSFILSPSHLAEGWPVRDVKAMTPQDLDAVLALAPEVVLLGSGATQAFPPAAVVAACLRQGVGLETMTNAAAARTFNVLASEGRRVVAAFVLAG, encoded by the coding sequence ATGCAGCTCAATCTCGAACACCCCGATCAAGAGTTCTACCTGCGCGCGGCCGATGGCGTCTCGGCGCGGGTGAACGAGCGCCAACTGACCACCAGCTTCATCCTCTCGCCCAGCCACCTGGCCGAGGGCTGGCCCGTGCGCGACGTGAAAGCCATGACGCCGCAGGACCTGGACGCCGTGCTCGCACTCGCGCCGGAAGTCGTCCTGCTCGGCAGCGGTGCGACGCAGGCATTCCCGCCCGCAGCCGTGGTCGCCGCCTGCCTGCGCCAGGGCGTGGGCCTGGAAACGATGACCAACGCCGCCGCGGCCCGCACGTTCAACGTGCTGGCGAGCGAAGGCCGGCGCGTGGTCGCGGCGTTCGTGCTCGCCGGCTGA
- the yhbY gene encoding ribosome assembly RNA-binding protein YhbY, which produces MQTVLTSAQTRFLRGQAHDLKAMLQVGGKGVTDALVAEIDLALEHHELIKVKVGAEDRDARDAMIDDIAERTGAALVQRIGHTAVLYRPSKDKRQIVLPRA; this is translated from the coding sequence ATGCAGACCGTCCTGACCTCCGCCCAGACCCGCTTCCTGCGAGGCCAGGCGCATGACCTCAAGGCCATGCTGCAGGTGGGCGGCAAGGGAGTCACGGACGCCCTGGTGGCCGAGATCGATCTGGCACTGGAACACCACGAGCTGATCAAGGTGAAGGTGGGCGCCGAGGACCGGGACGCCCGCGACGCCATGATCGATGACATCGCCGAGCGCACCGGCGCCGCGCTGGTCCAGCGCATCGGCCATACGGCCGTGCTGTACCGTCCCAGCAAGGACAAGCGCCAGATCGTCCTGCCCCGCGCCTGA
- the rlmE gene encoding 23S rRNA (uridine(2552)-2'-O)-methyltransferase RlmE, which yields MATRSKSSQRWLKEHFSDPFVKKAKAEGLRSRAAYKLEELVERDRLLKPGMVVVDLGAAPGGWSQWLRQELDRMDPARPGRVIALDILEMPSLAGVEFLHGDFREDAVLSRLVAALGGQPVDLVLSDMAPNKSGVDAVDMPRAMYLSELAMDFADQHLRTGGNFLIKLFQGVGFDEYVKELRRRYDKVVIRKPEASRKRSPEVYALAQGKRAVMK from the coding sequence ATGGCGACGCGCAGCAAATCCAGCCAGCGCTGGCTCAAGGAACACTTTTCCGATCCCTTCGTGAAGAAGGCCAAGGCGGAAGGCCTGCGCTCGCGTGCGGCTTACAAGCTCGAAGAACTGGTCGAGCGCGATCGCCTGCTCAAGCCGGGCATGGTCGTGGTCGACCTGGGCGCCGCCCCCGGCGGGTGGTCGCAGTGGCTCCGCCAGGAGCTGGACCGCATGGATCCGGCCCGTCCGGGCCGTGTCATCGCGCTGGACATCCTGGAAATGCCGTCCCTGGCCGGGGTCGAATTCCTTCATGGGGATTTCAGGGAGGATGCGGTCCTATCCCGACTGGTGGCCGCGCTGGGCGGTCAGCCGGTGGACCTTGTCCTGTCCGACATGGCCCCCAATAAGAGCGGTGTGGACGCGGTCGACATGCCCCGGGCGATGTATCTGTCCGAGTTGGCAATGGACTTCGCCGACCAGCACCTGCGTACCGGCGGCAACTTCCTGATCAAACTGTTCCAGGGAGTCGGCTTCGATGAATACGTGAAGGAGCTGCGCCGGCGGTACGACAAGGTCGTGATCCGCAAGCCGGAGGCATCGCGCAAGCGGTCGCCCGAGGTCTACGCGCTGGCACAGGGCAAGCGCGCGGTAATGAAGTAA
- the ftsH gene encoding ATP-dependent zinc metalloprotease FtsH yields the protein MNDLAKNLLLWVIVAVVLMVVFQAFGPRAVGSEALAYDQFVQQVQQDRVKQVTIGDDRTTITGERKDGSKFTTYKPDDKDLINELINHKVAIEQKPPQNGPTLFYILINVLPWLLFIGIWLYFMRQMQQGGSKGAMSFGRSRAKLQGEDQVKVTLADVAGCDEAKEEVGELVEFLRDPSKFQKLGGKIPRGVLMVGPPGTGKTLLARAIAGEAKVPFFSISGSDFVEMFVGVGASRVRDMFEQAKKHAPCIIFIDEIDAVGRHRGAGLGGGHDEREQTLNQLLVEMDGFEGGEGVIVIAATNRPDVLDPALLRPGRFDRQVVVGLPDVKGREQILRVHMRKLPLHDDVEPMTIARGTPGFSGADLANLCNEAALFAARENAKDVRMEHFDKARDKILMGAERRSMAMSEDEKKLTAFHEAGHAIVGRLVPEHDPVYKVTIIPRGRALGVTMYLPEGDKYSMNKVAIESQLCSLYGGRVAEELIFGVDKVTTGASNDIERATKMARNMVTKWGLSELGPITFGEEEDEVFLGRSVTQHKNVSNETARKIDEVVRDILDRAYGRTTQILKDNLDKLHVMADALLQYETIDAHQIDDIMAGRTPGPPADWSKSGRTNKDDGERPGAIGGPAAQT from the coding sequence ATGAACGATTTGGCCAAGAATCTGCTGCTCTGGGTGATCGTCGCCGTCGTGCTGATGGTGGTCTTCCAGGCATTCGGACCGCGTGCGGTGGGCAGCGAAGCGCTGGCCTACGACCAGTTCGTGCAGCAGGTCCAGCAGGACCGGGTCAAGCAGGTCACGATCGGCGACGATCGCACCACGATCACCGGTGAACGCAAGGACGGCAGCAAGTTCACGACCTACAAGCCGGACGACAAGGACCTGATCAACGAACTGATCAACCACAAGGTCGCCATCGAGCAGAAGCCGCCGCAAAACGGCCCGACGCTGTTCTACATCCTCATCAACGTGCTGCCGTGGCTGCTGTTCATCGGCATCTGGCTGTATTTCATGCGGCAGATGCAGCAGGGCGGCAGCAAGGGCGCGATGAGCTTCGGCCGTTCGCGCGCCAAGCTGCAGGGCGAGGACCAGGTCAAGGTCACCCTTGCCGACGTCGCCGGTTGCGACGAAGCCAAGGAAGAAGTCGGCGAGCTCGTCGAATTCCTGCGCGATCCCTCCAAGTTCCAGAAGCTCGGCGGCAAGATCCCGCGCGGCGTGCTGATGGTCGGCCCGCCCGGTACCGGCAAGACGCTGCTGGCGCGCGCCATCGCCGGTGAGGCGAAGGTGCCGTTCTTCAGCATTTCCGGTTCGGACTTCGTCGAGATGTTCGTCGGCGTCGGCGCCAGCCGCGTGCGCGACATGTTCGAGCAGGCCAAGAAGCACGCGCCGTGCATCATCTTCATCGACGAGATCGACGCGGTCGGCCGTCATCGCGGCGCCGGCCTCGGCGGTGGTCACGACGAGCGCGAGCAGACCCTCAACCAGTTGCTGGTGGAGATGGACGGTTTCGAAGGCGGCGAAGGCGTGATCGTGATCGCCGCGACGAACCGCCCCGACGTGCTCGATCCCGCGCTGCTGCGCCCGGGCCGCTTCGACCGCCAGGTCGTGGTGGGGCTGCCGGACGTGAAGGGCCGCGAGCAGATCCTGCGCGTGCACATGCGCAAGCTGCCGCTGCACGACGACGTCGAGCCGATGACGATCGCGCGCGGTACGCCGGGCTTCTCCGGCGCGGACCTGGCCAACCTCTGCAACGAGGCGGCCCTGTTCGCCGCGCGCGAGAACGCCAAGGACGTGCGCATGGAGCACTTCGACAAGGCGCGCGACAAGATCCTGATGGGCGCCGAGCGCCGCTCGATGGCGATGAGCGAGGACGAGAAGAAGCTCACCGCATTCCACGAGGCGGGTCATGCCATCGTCGGTCGCCTCGTTCCCGAGCACGACCCGGTCTACAAGGTCACCATCATCCCGCGCGGCCGCGCGCTGGGCGTGACCATGTACCTGCCGGAAGGCGACAAGTACTCGATGAACAAGGTCGCCATCGAATCGCAGCTGTGCTCGCTGTACGGCGGTCGTGTTGCCGAAGAGCTGATCTTCGGTGTCGACAAGGTCACCACCGGTGCCTCCAACGACATCGAGCGTGCGACCAAGATGGCGCGCAACATGGTCACCAAGTGGGGTCTGTCCGAGCTCGGCCCGATCACCTTCGGCGAGGAAGAGGACGAAGTGTTCCTCGGTCGTTCGGTCACGCAGCACAAGAACGTGTCGAACGAGACCGCGCGCAAGATCGACGAAGTCGTGCGCGACATCCTCGACAGGGCCTACGGCCGCACCACGCAGATCCTCAAGGACAACCTCGACAAGCTGCACGTGATGGCCGATGCGCTGCTGCAGTATGAGACCATCGACGCGCACCAGATCGACGACATCATGGCCGGCCGCACGCCGGGCCCGCCGGCCGACTGGTCGAAGTCGGGTCGCACGAACAAGGACGACGGTGAGCGCCCTGGCGCGATCGGCGGTCCTGCCGCGCAGACCTGA
- the folP gene encoding dihydropteroate synthase — translation MFDLALTLDCNGRPLVLDRPRVMGIVNVTPDSFSDGGAHDTLDAAVAHALRLAEEGADILDVGGESTRPGAAEVSVEEELSRTIPVIERLAKETSLPISIDTSKPEVMRAAVRAGAGMINDVYGLRREGALDAAAELGVPVVLMHMQGEPRSMQEAPHYDDVVAQVHRFLAERIFAAEMAGIAKKKIVVDPGFGFGKNTQHNLLLLAQLERFAELGVPLLAGLSRKRTIGEIVGRDDPRERASGSVAAHLIAAQHGAKLLRVHDVAATVDALKVWNAVASQTMPRAKASPSMPRWPDDE, via the coding sequence ATGTTCGATCTCGCGCTCACCCTCGACTGTAACGGCCGCCCGCTCGTGCTGGATCGCCCGCGCGTGATGGGAATCGTCAACGTCACTCCGGATTCGTTCTCCGACGGCGGCGCGCACGACACGCTGGACGCTGCGGTCGCACACGCGCTGCGACTTGCGGAGGAGGGCGCGGACATTCTGGATGTCGGCGGTGAATCCACGCGCCCGGGCGCGGCGGAGGTGTCCGTCGAGGAAGAGCTGAGCCGCACGATTCCGGTGATCGAGCGCCTGGCGAAGGAAACCTCGCTGCCCATCAGCATCGACACGTCCAAGCCGGAAGTGATGCGCGCGGCCGTGCGTGCAGGTGCCGGCATGATCAACGATGTCTACGGCCTGCGGCGCGAGGGCGCATTGGACGCGGCGGCGGAACTGGGCGTGCCGGTGGTGCTGATGCACATGCAGGGCGAGCCGCGTTCGATGCAGGAGGCACCGCACTACGACGATGTCGTCGCGCAGGTGCACCGTTTCCTGGCTGAGCGCATCTTCGCCGCCGAGATGGCCGGCATCGCGAAGAAGAAGATCGTCGTCGACCCGGGCTTCGGTTTCGGCAAGAACACGCAGCACAACCTGCTGCTGCTGGCGCAGCTGGAGCGGTTCGCCGAGCTGGGCGTGCCGCTGCTTGCCGGACTTTCGCGCAAGCGCACCATCGGCGAGATCGTCGGCCGCGACGATCCGCGCGAGCGCGCCAGCGGATCGGTTGCAGCACACCTCATCGCCGCGCAGCACGGCGCGAAACTGCTGCGCGTGCACGATGTCGCGGCGACCGTCGATGCGCTGAAGGTCTGGAACGCCGTTGCATCGCAAACGATGCCGCGCGCGAAGGCGTCGCCGTCGATGCCGCGCTGGCCCGACGACGAGTGA
- the miaA gene encoding tRNA (adenosine(37)-N6)-dimethylallyltransferase MiaA, whose protein sequence is MPADPRPLAIALMGPTASGKTALALDWAERFGGEILSVDSALVYRRLDIGSAKPTPDERRRVPHHLLDLREPWQPYSAAEFAADARRALDDVLARGRLPILAGGTGLYFHALLHGLSPMPEADPATRERIEREAGEQGWAALHAQLAQIDPEAASRIHATDAQRIQRALEVYRLSGRTISDWRREPSGTPALPVRVLKLVLAPTDRAELHARIERRFDLMLEQGFLEEVRALRAIPDLRDHPAPLDLPALRAVGYRQAWEHLDGLTSAGEFRDRGVFATRQLAKRQLTWLRGELDAQWFDPHRQAQALEAARMAFMGTAGR, encoded by the coding sequence ATGCCCGCCGACCCGCGCCCGCTCGCGATTGCCCTGATGGGCCCGACCGCGTCGGGGAAGACGGCGTTGGCTTTGGACTGGGCCGAGCGCTTCGGGGGCGAGATCCTCAGCGTCGATTCGGCCCTGGTGTATCGCCGGCTCGACATCGGATCGGCCAAGCCGACGCCCGACGAGCGTCGCCGCGTGCCGCACCACCTGCTCGATCTGCGCGAACCCTGGCAGCCGTATTCGGCGGCCGAGTTCGCCGCGGATGCGCGCCGCGCGCTCGACGATGTCCTGGCCCGCGGCCGGCTGCCGATTCTGGCCGGCGGCACCGGGCTGTACTTCCACGCGCTCCTGCACGGTCTCTCTCCGATGCCCGAGGCCGATCCGGCGACGCGGGAGCGCATCGAGCGCGAAGCGGGCGAGCAGGGCTGGGCCGCGCTGCATGCGCAACTGGCGCAGATTGATCCCGAAGCCGCTTCGAGGATCCACGCCACCGACGCGCAGCGCATCCAGCGCGCGCTGGAGGTGTACCGGTTGTCGGGGCGGACCATCAGCGACTGGCGCCGTGAACCATCGGGAACGCCGGCTTTGCCGGTGCGCGTGCTCAAGCTGGTGCTCGCGCCGACGGACCGCGCCGAGCTGCATGCGCGCATCGAGCGTCGTTTCGACCTGATGCTGGAGCAGGGCTTCCTCGAGGAAGTCCGCGCGCTGCGTGCGATCCCCGATTTGCGCGACCATCCGGCGCCGCTGGACCTGCCGGCACTGCGCGCCGTCGGCTACCGCCAGGCCTGGGAGCACCTCGACGGGCTGACCTCGGCGGGCGAGTTCCGCGATCGGGGCGTGTTTGCGACCCGCCAATTGGCCAAGCGCCAGCTGACCTGGCTGCGGGGCGAACTGGACGCGCAGTGGTTCGACCCACACCGCCAGGCACAGGCGCTGGAGGCGGCACGGATGGCGTTCATGGGCACTGCAGGTCGTTGA
- the hfq gene encoding RNA chaperone Hfq, producing MSKGQSLQDPFLNALRRERVPVSVYLVNGIKLQGTIESFDQFVVLLRNTVSQMVYKHAISTVVPARNVRVGPGGGYVQSADGTESPEETEE from the coding sequence ATGTCCAAGGGACAGTCTTTGCAGGATCCTTTCCTGAATGCGCTGCGGCGCGAACGCGTGCCGGTTTCGGTCTACCTGGTCAACGGCATCAAGCTGCAGGGCACCATCGAGTCCTTCGACCAGTTCGTCGTCCTCCTGCGCAATACGGTCAGCCAGATGGTCTACAAGCACGCCATTTCGACGGTCGTGCCGGCGCGCAACGTGCGCGTGGGGCCAGGCGGCGGCTACGTGCAGTCCGCCGATGGCACCGAGTCGCCCGAGGAAACCGAGGAATAA
- the hflX gene encoding ribosome rescue GTPase HflX, with the protein MFERSRKGEHALLIQPHAGGPPDEGLLEEFADLARSAGATVAAVLTARIDRPNAAMLIGSGKLEEVKAAAEATGADLILINHPLSPGQERNLERALQRRVVDRTGLILDIFAQRAHSHDGKLQVELAQLKHMATRLVRGWTHLERQRGGSIGLRGPGETQLETDRRLLQKRLEQLQRRLDKVEVQRTQMRRARVRSELPRVALVGYTNAGKSTLFNAMTGAQAYAADQLFATLDPTVRRIELSGGNVVLADTVGFVRDLPHELVAAFRSTLAEAREADLLLHVVDAADPLRDERIAQVDEVLKDIGAGDLPQLLVFNKIDKLDNGQAAEPRLDRPVEARMRVWLSARDGRGLDLLRQALAESLELRHVVGEVRIPPQAARLRARLHDLGAVRGEDHDEHGWRIRVDLPLADAQRLFVQAHGEALRPLLPEPEDEDMA; encoded by the coding sequence TTGTTTGAAAGATCCCGCAAAGGCGAACACGCACTGCTGATCCAGCCCCACGCCGGAGGTCCGCCGGACGAGGGGCTGCTGGAGGAGTTCGCCGACCTGGCCCGCTCGGCGGGCGCGACGGTCGCCGCAGTGCTTACCGCGCGCATCGATCGCCCCAATGCCGCCATGCTGATCGGCAGCGGCAAGCTGGAAGAGGTGAAGGCGGCTGCCGAAGCCACGGGCGCCGACCTCATCCTCATCAACCATCCACTTTCGCCCGGCCAGGAGCGCAACCTCGAGCGCGCCCTGCAGCGGCGCGTGGTCGATCGCACCGGCCTCATCCTCGACATCTTCGCCCAGCGTGCGCACAGCCACGACGGCAAGCTGCAGGTCGAACTGGCGCAGCTCAAGCACATGGCCACGCGCCTGGTGCGTGGCTGGACCCACCTGGAACGCCAGCGCGGCGGCTCGATCGGCCTGCGCGGTCCCGGCGAAACCCAGCTGGAAACCGACCGCCGCCTGCTGCAGAAACGCCTGGAGCAATTGCAGAGGCGTCTGGACAAGGTCGAGGTGCAGCGCACGCAGATGCGACGCGCACGCGTGCGCAGCGAACTGCCGCGCGTGGCGCTGGTGGGCTACACCAATGCCGGCAAGTCGACGCTCTTCAACGCCATGACCGGCGCGCAGGCCTATGCCGCGGACCAGCTCTTCGCCACGCTGGACCCGACGGTGCGGCGCATCGAGCTGTCCGGCGGCAACGTGGTGCTGGCCGACACGGTGGGTTTCGTGCGCGACCTTCCGCACGAACTGGTCGCAGCATTCCGTTCCACCCTGGCCGAGGCGCGCGAGGCGGACCTGCTGCTGCACGTCGTGGATGCCGCCGATCCGCTGCGCGACGAGCGCATCGCCCAGGTCGACGAAGTGCTGAAGGACATCGGCGCCGGCGACCTGCCGCAGCTGCTGGTGTTCAACAAGATCGACAAGCTCGACAACGGCCAGGCCGCAGAACCGCGCCTGGATCGTCCGGTCGAGGCACGCATGCGCGTGTGGCTGTCGGCGCGCGACGGGCGCGGCCTGGACCTGCTGCGCCAGGCGCTGGCCGAATCGCTGGAGCTGCGCCATGTGGTGGGCGAGGTGCGCATTCCGCCACAAGCGGCAAGACTGCGCGCACGCCTCCACGATCTGGGCGCCGTCCGTGGCGAGGACCACGACGAGCACGGCTGGCGCATCCGCGTCGACCTGCCGCTGGCTGACGCACAGCGCCTGTTCGTGCAGGCCCATGGCGAGGCGTTGCGCCCGCTGCTGCCGGAGCCGGAAGACGAGGACATGGCCTGA
- the hflK gene encoding FtsH protease activity modulator HflK → MAWNTPGSDNSGGSNGRTPRRRPDGGRGLDALLDPLRGLFGGGGNGSGGILRWVGLVVGLWLVFNCFVLVTEQERGVVLRFGQFARVLMPGPHIKAPWPIERVIKLNTEQSNAYSDTVPVFTRDANIVNVDLNVQYRIESPEVYKFGSRDPERILKEAAQAAVREQVGRSDLDTVLNARAELTEAVETQLRASLKDYRTGLLVTDLSLPNARPPDEVKDAFDEVQRAASDQTTAINQAQAYASQIVPEARGEAARVRTSAEGDKTSTIARAEGDATRFSLLVDQYKNAPDVTRKRMWLDTVQDVLARNRTVVGASSRQLIYVPMSDQRGTTTPVAPPLLTPELLTPTVTPDAGDVRPGRSTRPTGREEVTR, encoded by the coding sequence ATGGCCTGGAACACCCCTGGCAGTGACAATTCCGGCGGTTCGAACGGACGAACCCCGCGACGCAGACCCGATGGCGGCCGCGGCCTGGATGCCTTGCTCGACCCACTGCGCGGCCTGTTCGGCGGCGGTGGCAACGGCAGCGGCGGCATCCTGCGCTGGGTCGGACTGGTCGTCGGCCTATGGCTGGTGTTCAACTGCTTCGTGCTGGTGACCGAACAGGAACGCGGCGTGGTCCTGCGCTTCGGCCAGTTCGCACGCGTGCTGATGCCCGGTCCGCATATCAAGGCACCGTGGCCGATCGAGCGCGTGATCAAGCTCAACACCGAGCAGAGCAACGCCTACAGCGACACGGTGCCGGTGTTCACGCGCGATGCGAACATCGTCAACGTGGACCTCAACGTGCAGTACCGGATCGAGAGTCCCGAGGTCTACAAGTTCGGTTCGCGCGACCCCGAGCGCATCCTGAAGGAAGCCGCGCAGGCGGCGGTGCGCGAGCAGGTCGGCCGCTCGGACCTGGATACCGTGCTGAACGCCCGTGCCGAACTCACGGAAGCCGTCGAGACGCAGCTGCGTGCGTCGCTGAAGGACTACCGCACCGGCCTGCTGGTGACCGATCTGAGCCTTCCCAACGCGCGTCCGCCGGACGAGGTGAAGGACGCGTTCGACGAAGTCCAGCGCGCCGCATCCGACCAGACCACCGCCATCAACCAGGCGCAGGCGTACGCCAGCCAGATCGTGCCGGAGGCGCGAGGCGAAGCCGCGCGCGTGCGCACGTCGGCGGAGGGCGACAAGACCTCGACCATCGCACGCGCGGAAGGCGACGCCACCCGCTTCTCGCTGCTGGTCGACCAGTACAAGAACGCGCCGGACGTGACGCGCAAGCGCATGTGGCTCGACACGGTGCAGGACGTGCTGGCCAGGAACCGCACGGTCGTCGGCGCGAGTTCGCGTCAGCTGATCTACGTGCCGATGTCCGACCAGCGCGGCACGACGACGCCCGTCGCGCCGCCCCTGCTTACCCCCGAACTGCTGACCCCGACCGTCACGCCGGATGCGGGTGACGTGCGCCCCGGCCGCTCGACCCGTCCGACCGGCCGCGAGGAGGTGACGCGATGA